In a genomic window of Aeromonas veronii:
- the rpmI gene encoding 50S ribosomal protein L35 → MPKMKTNRGAAKRFKKTGSGRFKCKHNHLRHILTKKSSKRKRQLGPKFMVSAADHKRVVACLPYA, encoded by the coding sequence ATGCCGAAGATGAAAACCAACCGGGGTGCTGCAAAGCGCTTCAAAAAGACTGGCTCGGGTCGCTTCAAGTGCAAGCACAACCACCTGCGTCACATCCTGACCAAGAAGAGCAGCAAGCGTAAGCGTCAGCTGGGACCGAAATTCATGGTTTCTGCTGCCGACCACAAACGTGTTGTCGCTTGTCTG